From a single Opisthocomus hoazin isolate bOpiHoa1 chromosome 6, bOpiHoa1.hap1, whole genome shotgun sequence genomic region:
- the TNFSF4 gene encoding tumor necrosis factor ligand superfamily member 4, with protein MEGQLDGETRNQDKTGRETEPAEDAWKSWQRGQVRNTLHLVSAAAQWILLLACLIYLGINSLQPSTLQSKEVPWTHIRYTGKTIKGVAVNLTAEVGSIQMRNGSIMIPHDGLYLVSLKGAILFTDLEEEDLLMLWKTDKTTSEVLWKQTVQDSSNTVNITTVLYLFDKDNITLWTTSNATISDLSFSLVLISPFISSL; from the exons ATGGAAGGACAGCTAGATGGAGAGACAAGAAACCAAGACAAGACGGGTCGTGAAACGGAACCTGCAGAGGATGCATGGAAGAGCTGGCAAAGGGGACAGGTTAGGAACACGCTGCACCTCGTGTCTGCGGCTGCTCAGTGGATATTACTGCTTGCCTGCTTGATTTACCTTGGTATAAATTCTCTGCAACCCTCAACG CTTCAGAGCAAAGAAGTGCCGTGGACCCACATCCGCTACACAG GCAAAACCATCAAAGGAGTAGCCGTGAATCTCACTGCTGAAGTAGGCTCTATTCAGATGAGAAATGGTTCCATCATGATCCCCCATGATGGCCTCTACCTAGTGTCCTTGAAGGGCGCTATCCTTTTCACTGACCTGGAAGAGGAGGACTTGCTGATGCTGTGGAAGACGGACAAGACGACCAGTGAGGTCCTCTGGAAGCAAACTGTCCAGGACAGCAGCAACACAGTAAATATAACCACAGTGCTCTACTTGTTTGATAAAGATAACATCACCCTGTGGACCACCTCCAATGCCACCATCTCAGATTTGTCATTTAGCCTTGTGTTAATAAGTCCCTTCATTTCCTCGCTGTAG